The Sphingomonas sanxanigenens DSM 19645 = NX02 genome includes a region encoding these proteins:
- a CDS encoding type II toxin-antitoxin system HicB family antitoxin encodes MATAYYPAIIERGNDGFGVTFPDLPGCTSFGTSLQDAARNAEEALDGHLNVAAEYGDSIPEPSNLDEIGHHPDVDEVARLLVRVERPGRAVRLNITLDEGLLARIDRVAKNRSGFLAEAARRALQSAGA; translated from the coding sequence ATGGCAACCGCATATTATCCTGCCATCATCGAGCGCGGCAATGACGGGTTTGGCGTTACCTTCCCCGATCTGCCGGGTTGCACATCGTTCGGCACCAGCCTGCAGGACGCGGCGCGCAACGCCGAGGAGGCGCTCGACGGACATCTGAACGTCGCGGCCGAATATGGCGATTCGATCCCCGAGCCGTCCAACCTCGACGAGATCGGGCATCATCCGGATGTGGATGAGGTCGCCAGGCTGCTGGTGCGGGTCGAGCGGCCGGGGCGGGCGGTACGGCTCAACATCACGCTTGATGAAGGGTTGCTCGCGCGGATCGATCGTGTCGCCAAGAATCGTTCGGGCTTCCTCGCCGAAGCGGCTCGGCGCGCGCTGCAGTCGGCCGGAGCCTGA
- a CDS encoding GNAT family N-acetyltransferase — MSEGDPDEIRVRIGQGVAAFDAAAWDECAGAENPFLSHAFLTILEESGSVGPGTGWQALPIAVEGQDGGIAGVVPSYAKSHSQGEYVFDHGWADAWTRAGGRYYPKLQIAVPFTPVPGPRLLLADPAAAPALIAAIESVVDANDLSSAHATFITPDQIPLFESAGWLIREGVQFHWQNQGFDDFGGFLATLASRKRKAIRKERAAAVEGLEIVHLSGEAITEAHWDAFWHFYQDTGARKWGRPYLTRRFFSLLGQRMADRVLLILALRDGKPIAGALNLIGTDTLYGRYWGAAEEVPFLHFELCYYQAIDAAIDRRLARVEAGAQGEHKLARGYAPVPTWSAHYIPNASFRDAVARFLEAERAEMEREIEDLGAFTPFRKGDG, encoded by the coding sequence ATGAGCGAAGGCGATCCCGACGAAATCCGCGTGCGCATCGGCCAGGGTGTCGCCGCGTTCGATGCCGCGGCATGGGACGAATGCGCCGGGGCCGAAAACCCTTTCCTCAGCCACGCCTTCCTGACCATCCTCGAGGAATCGGGCAGCGTCGGCCCGGGCACGGGCTGGCAGGCGCTGCCGATCGCGGTCGAGGGACAGGACGGCGGTATCGCCGGGGTCGTTCCCTCTTATGCCAAGAGCCACAGCCAGGGCGAATATGTGTTCGACCATGGCTGGGCGGATGCATGGACGCGCGCGGGCGGACGCTATTATCCCAAGCTGCAGATCGCGGTGCCCTTCACGCCGGTGCCGGGGCCCCGGCTGCTCCTCGCCGATCCGGCCGCCGCGCCCGCGCTGATCGCGGCGATCGAATCGGTGGTCGACGCCAACGATCTGTCCTCGGCGCACGCCACCTTCATCACGCCGGACCAGATCCCGCTGTTCGAGAGCGCGGGCTGGCTGATCCGGGAGGGCGTGCAGTTCCACTGGCAGAACCAGGGGTTCGACGATTTCGGCGGCTTCCTCGCGACGCTTGCCTCGCGCAAGCGCAAGGCGATCCGCAAGGAACGCGCCGCCGCGGTCGAAGGGCTGGAGATCGTACACCTCAGCGGCGAGGCGATCACCGAGGCGCACTGGGACGCGTTCTGGCATTTCTACCAGGATACCGGCGCGCGCAAATGGGGCCGCCCCTACCTGACCCGGCGCTTCTTCTCGCTGCTCGGCCAGCGCATGGCCGATCGCGTGCTGCTGATCCTTGCATTGCGCGACGGCAAGCCCATCGCCGGTGCGCTCAACCTGATCGGCACCGACACGCTCTATGGCCGCTACTGGGGCGCGGCGGAGGAGGTACCCTTCCTCCATTTCGAACTCTGCTATTATCAGGCGATCGATGCCGCGATCGACCGCAGGCTCGCGCGCGTGGAAGCCGGCGCGCAGGGCGAGCACAAGCTGGCGCGCGGCTATGCGCCGGTGCCGACCTGGTCGGCCCACTATATCCCCAACGCCAGCTTCCGCGACGCAGTGGCGCGCTTCCTCGAAGCCGAACGCGCGGAGATGGAACGGGAGATCGAAGACCTTGGCGCCTTCACGCCATTCCGCAAGGGGGATGGCTGA
- a CDS encoding EF-hand domain-containing protein — MKKMILFGALGATLLGSGLAVAQPAERPGRDADWTRTEMIARADKQFAKLDTNGDGKITADERAARKDARLEARFQRLDADRNGSVTLAEMKAADAQRGEKRAGRGERDGQERGGRHGMRRGHHGRGGPGGMMMRADADKDGVITKAEFQAPMTAMFDKLDTDRNGVVTKAERDAARATWKAREPKRS, encoded by the coding sequence ATGAAGAAGATGATCCTGTTCGGCGCTCTGGGCGCCACCTTGCTTGGCAGCGGCCTCGCGGTCGCGCAGCCTGCTGAGCGGCCGGGCCGCGATGCGGACTGGACCCGCACGGAGATGATCGCGCGTGCGGACAAGCAGTTCGCGAAGCTCGACACCAATGGTGACGGCAAGATCACCGCAGACGAGCGTGCGGCGCGGAAGGATGCGCGGCTCGAGGCGCGTTTCCAGCGGCTCGATGCCGACAGGAACGGTTCGGTGACGCTCGCCGAGATGAAGGCGGCGGACGCGCAGCGCGGTGAAAAGCGCGCCGGGCGTGGCGAACGCGATGGCCAGGAGCGTGGTGGCCGGCACGGCATGCGTCGCGGGCATCATGGCCGCGGCGGCCCGGGCGGCATGATGATGCGCGCCGATGCAGACAAGGATGGCGTGATCACCAAGGCCGAGTTCCAGGCGCCGATGACCGCGATGTTCGACAAGCTCGACACCGACAGGAACGGCGTCGTTACCAAGGCCGAGCGGGACGCTGCCCGGGCAACGTGGAAAGCGCGGGAACCCAAGCGCAGCTGA
- a CDS encoding type II toxin-antitoxin system HicA family toxin, translated as MIRKIEADGWYEVRQSGSHIHFRHPSKPGTATVPHPVKDLPLGTLKSIAKQTGVPLP; from the coding sequence GTGATCCGCAAGATCGAGGCAGATGGTTGGTACGAGGTGAGGCAAAGCGGCAGCCACATTCATTTCCGTCATCCGTCCAAGCCCGGTACGGCCACCGTGCCGCATCCGGTGAAGGATCTGCCGTTGGGCACGCTCAAGAGCATAGCGAAACAAACCGGCGTGCCGCTGCCCTGA
- a CDS encoding glycerophosphodiester phosphodiesterase family protein codes for MRLSLSARLDRWLAPAPGGARAGFLKTTSYAHRGLHGDGLIENSRAAALAAIAAGHGIECDVQAAADGEAFVFHDAVLDRLTGERGALADRTPAALAAIRLTGTDETLPRLTELLDLIGGRATLLIEVKARNAQVGRLCRSVLDALLGYEGVAAVMSFNPEVGHWFAVNAPGVVRGLVMTEEKDHGWRGRLRRHAALWRAKPDFLAYDVRDLPSRFAAAQRARGLPLLTWTVRSDAARQIAVAHADAIIYERPVAG; via the coding sequence ATGCGATTGTCGCTGTCCGCCCGGCTTGATCGCTGGCTGGCCCCCGCGCCCGGCGGGGCGCGGGCCGGCTTCCTCAAGACGACATCCTATGCACATCGCGGCCTGCATGGTGACGGGCTGATCGAAAACAGCCGCGCCGCCGCGCTGGCGGCGATCGCCGCGGGCCATGGCATCGAATGCGACGTTCAGGCAGCCGCCGATGGCGAGGCGTTCGTCTTCCACGATGCCGTACTCGACCGGCTGACCGGCGAACGCGGCGCGCTGGCCGACCGCACGCCGGCCGCCCTCGCCGCGATCCGCCTCACCGGCACCGACGAGACCTTGCCGCGGCTCACCGAGCTGCTCGACCTGATCGGCGGCCGCGCGACCCTGCTGATCGAGGTGAAGGCGCGCAACGCGCAGGTCGGCCGGCTGTGCCGATCGGTGCTCGATGCGCTGCTGGGCTATGAAGGGGTGGCCGCGGTGATGTCGTTCAACCCCGAGGTGGGCCACTGGTTCGCGGTCAACGCACCCGGCGTCGTTCGCGGGCTGGTGATGACCGAGGAGAAGGACCATGGCTGGCGCGGCCGGCTGCGCCGCCACGCCGCGCTGTGGCGGGCGAAACCCGATTTTCTTGCCTATGACGTGCGTGACCTGCCCTCGCGCTTCGCCGCCGCGCAACGCGCCCGCGGGCTGCCGCTGCTGACCTGGACGGTGCGCAGCGATGCCGCACGCCAGATCGCGGTCGCGCATGCCGATGCCATCATCTACGAACGGCCGGTGGCGGGTTGA
- a CDS encoding RidA family protein, with translation MNPIEQRLADLGITLPAPAAPIAAYVPAVEANGLLHISGQLPFRADGSLITGKLGIDHDVEQGRQAAERCGVMLIAQIRAALGGDLSRVARVVKLGAFVACSPEFTDQPKVANGASELMVAAFGDIGRHARSAVGVPALPLGAPVEVDAIVAVRPA, from the coding sequence ATGAACCCGATCGAACAGCGCCTCGCCGATCTCGGCATCACCCTGCCCGCGCCGGCAGCCCCCATCGCCGCCTATGTGCCGGCGGTCGAGGCGAACGGCCTGCTCCACATCTCGGGCCAGCTGCCGTTCCGCGCGGATGGCAGCCTGATCACCGGCAAGCTGGGCATCGATCATGATGTCGAGCAGGGGCGCCAGGCCGCCGAGCGCTGCGGCGTGATGCTGATCGCGCAGATCAGGGCGGCGCTGGGCGGAGACCTTTCGCGCGTCGCGCGGGTCGTCAAGCTTGGCGCGTTCGTCGCCTGCAGTCCCGAATTCACCGATCAGCCCAAGGTTGCCAACGGCGCTTCCGAGCTGATGGTCGCCGCGTTCGGCGATATCGGGCGCCACGCCCGCAGCGCGGTGGGCGTGCCGGCGCTGCCGCTGGGCGCGCCGGTCGAGGTCGATGCGATTGTCGCTGTCCGCCCGGCTTGA
- a CDS encoding response regulator has protein sequence MEQTPHLLLVDDERSIREPLANYLTKQGFRVTHVGDAAQARQRLAGYAIDLVILDIMMPGEDGLSLCRHIRETGETPVILLTAKTEETDRIVGLEMGADDYVLKPFSPRELVARIKVILRRAAAGGSRQHAPDADAYAFGDWVLKAGERALVDRDGVSVPLSTGEFNLLLALVTRPRQVLSRDQLLDLTQGREAQAFDRAIDNHISRLRRKIEPDAKNPTFIKTVWGGGYTLSAEVTRL, from the coding sequence ATGGAACAGACGCCCCATCTGCTGCTCGTCGACGACGAGCGTTCGATCCGCGAGCCGCTGGCGAACTATCTCACCAAGCAGGGCTTTCGCGTGACGCACGTCGGAGACGCGGCGCAGGCGCGCCAGCGGCTGGCGGGCTATGCGATCGACCTCGTCATCCTCGACATCATGATGCCGGGTGAGGACGGGCTCAGCCTGTGCCGGCACATCCGCGAGACCGGCGAGACGCCTGTGATCCTGCTGACCGCGAAAACCGAGGAAACCGATCGCATCGTCGGGCTCGAAATGGGCGCTGACGATTATGTGCTGAAGCCGTTCAGTCCCCGCGAACTGGTCGCGCGGATCAAGGTGATCCTGCGCCGCGCCGCCGCGGGCGGCAGCCGCCAGCATGCCCCCGATGCGGATGCCTATGCCTTCGGCGACTGGGTGCTGAAGGCAGGCGAGCGCGCGTTGGTCGATCGCGACGGAGTGTCGGTGCCGCTGTCCACCGGCGAGTTCAACCTGCTGCTGGCGCTGGTTACCCGCCCGCGCCAGGTACTGAGCCGAGATCAGTTGCTCGATCTGACGCAGGGCCGCGAGGCGCAGGCGTTCGATCGTGCGATCGACAATCATATCAGCCGGCTGCGCCGCAAGATCGAACCGGATGCCAAGAACCCCACCTTCATCAAGACGGTGTGGGGTGGTGGCTACACCCTCTCCGCCGAGGTGACGCGGCTGTGA
- a CDS encoding ATP-binding protein encodes MSARRLARLGPSSLVGQILLTVAMALLLAQAVNFALLLRERDRQIFQQASEPAIERLIGAVQGPSERRSARIRRWSSIDTASQVSRTMRLRPDIAERARDAFADRGVTVLRVEAAIGAVEPGSFIARRMNERRENERRERAERGDRRPVTRGDRDGDPRALVISAEVAPGRWVTSYGLIPDRQTRLIIELLFQTLILYAVVMAAVWLVVRRIARPLRDLTVAAESFDPAGAATALDPRGSADIRHLIEAFEGMQVRIRAMLAEKDHMLGAIGHDLRTPLASLRVRAESVEDEDERNRMAQTIDEMNRTLDDILSLARLGRPSEPPTKVDLSALVDAAVEDFRDLGHDVAFEPGARVTAAVRTNLIKRAVRNLIENALKYGEQVEVTLDRAGDGVAIEIADRGPGIPEGAIERMFEPFTRLEGSRSRETGGAGLGLTLARAIATGHGGSLTLANRTDGGLVARLWVPA; translated from the coding sequence GTGAGTGCGCGCCGCCTGGCGCGGTTGGGGCCGTCGAGCCTTGTCGGCCAGATCCTGCTGACGGTGGCGATGGCGCTGCTGCTCGCGCAGGCGGTGAATTTCGCGCTGCTGCTGCGCGAGCGCGACCGCCAGATCTTCCAGCAGGCGAGCGAGCCGGCAATCGAACGGCTGATCGGCGCCGTTCAGGGCCCGAGCGAACGCCGCTCGGCACGCATCCGGCGCTGGAGTTCGATCGACACGGCCAGCCAGGTCTCCCGCACGATGCGGCTGCGCCCCGACATCGCCGAGCGCGCGCGGGATGCTTTCGCCGACCGCGGCGTCACCGTGCTTCGGGTCGAGGCGGCGATCGGCGCGGTAGAGCCCGGCAGCTTCATCGCGCGGCGCATGAACGAGCGCCGGGAGAATGAGCGCCGCGAGCGCGCGGAACGGGGCGACCGGCGCCCGGTGACCCGCGGCGACCGCGATGGCGATCCGCGCGCGCTCGTGATCTCGGCGGAGGTCGCACCCGGCCGCTGGGTGACCAGCTATGGCCTGATCCCCGATCGCCAGACGCGCCTGATCATCGAACTGCTGTTCCAGACGCTGATCCTCTATGCCGTCGTGATGGCGGCGGTTTGGCTCGTGGTGCGGCGTATCGCCCGACCGCTCAGGGATCTTACGGTGGCCGCCGAGAGCTTCGATCCGGCGGGTGCGGCAACCGCGCTCGATCCGCGCGGGTCGGCCGACATCCGCCATCTGATCGAGGCATTCGAGGGGATGCAGGTGCGCATCCGCGCGATGCTCGCCGAGAAGGATCATATGCTGGGCGCGATCGGCCATGATCTGCGTACCCCGCTCGCCTCGCTGCGCGTCCGCGCCGAAAGCGTCGAGGACGAGGATGAGCGCAACCGGATGGCGCAGACCATCGACGAGATGAACCGCACGCTCGATGACATCCTGTCGCTGGCGCGGCTCGGGCGGCCCAGCGAACCGCCGACCAAGGTGGATCTCTCCGCGCTGGTCGATGCCGCTGTCGAGGATTTCCGCGATCTTGGCCATGATGTCGCGTTCGAACCGGGCGCGCGGGTGACCGCGGCGGTGCGGACCAACCTGATCAAGCGCGCGGTGCGCAACCTCATCGAGAATGCGCTGAAATATGGCGAGCAGGTCGAAGTGACGCTCGATCGCGCGGGCGATGGCGTCGCGATCGAAATCGCCGATCGCGGGCCGGGCATCCCCGAAGGCGCGATCGAGCGGATGTTCGAGCCCTTCACCCGCCTCGAAGGATCGCGCAGCCGCGAAACCGGCGGTGCGGGGCTTGGCCTGACGCTCGCCCGCGCCATCGCGACGGGACATGGCGGCAGCCTGACGCTTGCCAACCGGACCGATGGCGGGCTCGTCGCGCGGCTGTGGGTGCCGGCCTAG